The genomic DNA GCAGCCGCCAGAGCGCTTCCCAGCGGGCGCGGGAGTCCGGCAGGGACACGGCGCTGTCGGAGGCTTCGCTCCACAGCACCTCCCCCCCACGGCCGATGAGCAGACACACCTCGCGCGGGTTCATGGTTCATGCGTGCCGGGTGATGACCAGCACGTCCTCCTTGATGGCCTCGCGGATGACCGAGGGCAGGCTCTCCAACGTCACGAGCCGATCCTCTCCCGCGAGGCAGATGCCCGCGTCCACCACGCCCAACGTGTCCGCCTCCACGAGGCTCTGGAAGCGCTCGCCCATGAAGCTGAACGTCACTTCCCACAGGCCCGCTCCCCGGCGCCGCAGGTCGAGCAGCCGTGCGCCCGCCGCATCCAACGCGCGTTCCACCCGCGAGGTGATGCGTGCCTCGGCCGCGACAAGGCCCGCTTCCGCCACGGACAGCACCTGACCTCGCACCTCGGCGGGCGCGAAGGGGACACCGAGCCTGTGCGCGCTGGACTCCAACATCGCGTAGCCAAAGGCCGCCCGCAGGGAGGCCGGCACGGCCTTCACCTCCGCGAGGGTTCCTCCTTCTTCCCAGCGCGCACGCGCGGTGGCCTCGGCTTCGTCCTCGAAGTCCGTGGCCTCGTAGACGAGCGTGCCGTCATGCCATCGCCGGGCGCGCAGAGGGGAGAAGCGCGGGGGCTCCTCGTCGGGCAGCAGCCGGACCGGTTCCGCCTCCGCCCGGGTGTGCACGAGCCGGGTTCCCCAGAGGTGGCCGCGTACGAGCGGCAACCCCTCGAGTCCTTCGGGTCCGGCGGGCTCCCGCGCGGTGGCGGTGCGCCCCCGGACGTCGAAGCGCCACCACCCCGGCGCGGGCGGCGGCGAGGACACCCGGAGGCGCCGGGACGGCAGCTCGACGTGGGGGCCGCCGAAGTAGGGCAGGACCCACGTCTCCCCCTGTCCGAGGAACTTCCGGTAGTCCACGACGCCTCCTCCTTCACGCCACCTTCAACAGGGGCGTGCGCATCACCCGCTCGACCCAGCCGGACACGGGGGCTTGCCCCCGGGCCACGGGCGCGTCCAGCAGCGCCTTGAGCACGCGAGGCACCTGGTACGGGTCCTCGAATTGATCCACCGACACCTCGCTGAACGGCACCCGCAGCGCGGTGGAGCACGTGCGCACGCTCGTGCCCCGGGAGTGGGCCACGCTCACGATCAACGCCAGGGCGCTCACGTCGTAGCCGCAGTCGCGGAAGGTCCTCGCCAGCTGCGCCCCGTCCTCTCCCTCCTCGTCACCCACCACGATGACGATGAGCTTCGCCTCTCCGGGCATCTGGACTCCCGCCCAGTGCAGCGCGTGCACTCCCGCTCCGTGCACGGTGCCGCCGCCGGCCTCGATTCCCCGGAGCATGTGCTGCACGCCCGTGCGGCTCGCCGCCTTGGGCTTGAGCACCGTGCCCATCGTGTCGAACGTGGCCACGTGCAGCTTGTCCATCGGGAAGCCCGCCAGAATGCGCGTGAGCGCTTCCTTGGACTGCTTGATGGCCCCCTGCATGGAGCCGGACTTGTCGATGAGGAACATCACCCGCACGTCCGTTTCCGCCGTCGCCTCCTTCACCGCCGCCCGCGCCGCGTTGTCGCTCGCCTCCTCCAGCTTCGCCTTGAGCTCCTGGCCCCGCACGTTCTTCACGATGTGCAGCGCCCGTTGATCGCTCGCCGCCCGCACCGCTCCCTCCCAGCGTGCGCGGATGTCCGCGTCCGCCATCAATCCCAGCGCCTCGAGCGTGGGCGTCATCATCAACAAGTCCTTGTTGGACAAGGACGGCAGGAGCGCCGCGAGGATGGCCGGCGTCAGGCCCACGTCCGCGGGCAGCCGCCCCACGACCTCCTTGAAGGACAGGTGCTCGTGCTCGATGCGCTCGCAGATCTCCGCCTCGCTCAGTCCATCGAAGCGCTCGCGCTTGATGAGCTGGAGCCCCGCGAGCCCCACCGTGCGGTGGCCCGTGGCCGCCTGTTTCTGCTTCCAGCCGAGCACCTCGAAGAAGGCCTGCGTCAGCGGCTTGTAACCCGCCTTGCGGGCGATCCGCTGGAGCGTGCTCTTGTATCCCGCCTTCACCAGACCCTGGAGCAGGGCCGGGTTCTGCTCGCGCGCGCGCAACCACCGGGTCGCTACCACCTTCCACCGGCCGAGCGGCGGCTTGCGGGCCGCGGGGTCACCGAAGCCCGCCTCGCGGTTGAGCCGGGCGATCTCCGGCGTCTCGAGCAATTCGGCCACCCGCAGCACCGCCTTGGGCGTGAGCATGCGCGTGGACTTGCGCTCGTAGTGCAGGAGCATGGCCTCGCCGATGGCGCGCAGGTCGTCGTCATGGAAGGCGATGGAGCCGTCCGGCTCGCGGATGGGCTGGCCCGAGTGGCCCTGCACGAGCATCAACGCGCTCGTGGCCACCTTGAGGTCGCGCCAGTCCGTCTGGGTAAGGGCATAGGACGCGAAGTGCGCCAGGAGGTCCGTGTTGAGCCGGTAGATGTCCAACAGCTGGCGGTAGAGCTTCACCGCCGCGGGCACGAAGAGGCCCGGCGCCACGGGCGTGCCGCGCCGCACGAGCTCCTCGCTGGCGCCCTGTGCGGGATACCAGACACCCTGGATATCCAGGCCCGGGCGGTTGTGCCACAGGTGCGCCGAGCCGCCGAGCACCAGCTCCAACAGCTTCTCCGCCGGGCCGCGTTGGGTCTCGGGGAGGGTCGTGTCGTGGGGGGTCATATGCACTCCTTCGCGATGCGTTGGCCGAGGGACGCGGCGGCGCCTCGTTCCTGACGAGGAGGGCAGGCGGGCGGGGCTCCAGCGGGGTAACCCCGAGAAAGAAGCAATCCGGGCGTGGGGACGTTGTATGAAACACCCACCGATGAGCCGTGGAACCAGAAGGTGTCCAGGATGAAGGAACGGCACCACATGACGGACGAGGCTCTCGCGGGTGGCGGCGAGATGGGTGCGCTCATTCGTGCCAAGGACTGGAGCCTCACACCGCTTGGGCCGATCGCCTCCTGGCCCCAGAGCTTGCGGACCGCGGTGAGCATCTGCCTGGGCTCGCGCTTCCCCTACCTCATTCTCTGGGGAGACGAATCGGTACAGATCTACAACGATGCCTTCCGCCCCATCCTCGGCCCGGCGAAGCATCCCCAGGCGCTCGGCGGTCGCGCGCGCGATACCTGGCCCGAGGTGTGGTTCATGGTGGGGCCCATGGTGGAGGGGGCGTTTCACCGGGGAGAGGCGAGCTGGGTGGAGAACCAGCTCTTCCTCTTCGACCGGGGTGACCTCATCGAGGAGGTGTACCTCACCTTCTCCCATAGCCCCATCCGCGACGAGACGGGCAAGGTGGGCGGCATCTTCCAGGCGGTGAGCGACGTGACACGGGGCGTGCTGGGCGCGCGCCGGTTGTCCACGCTGCGCGCCCTCACCTCCGAGGCTCGTTCGCTCGAGGAAGCGGCTC from Melittangium boletus DSM 14713 includes the following:
- a CDS encoding vWA domain-containing protein, with the translated sequence MTPHDTTLPETQRGPAEKLLELVLGGSAHLWHNRPGLDIQGVWYPAQGASEELVRRGTPVAPGLFVPAAVKLYRQLLDIYRLNTDLLAHFASYALTQTDWRDLKVATSALMLVQGHSGQPIREPDGSIAFHDDDLRAIGEAMLLHYERKSTRMLTPKAVLRVAELLETPEIARLNREAGFGDPAARKPPLGRWKVVATRWLRAREQNPALLQGLVKAGYKSTLQRIARKAGYKPLTQAFFEVLGWKQKQAATGHRTVGLAGLQLIKRERFDGLSEAEICERIEHEHLSFKEVVGRLPADVGLTPAILAALLPSLSNKDLLMMTPTLEALGLMADADIRARWEGAVRAASDQRALHIVKNVRGQELKAKLEEASDNAARAAVKEATAETDVRVMFLIDKSGSMQGAIKQSKEALTRILAGFPMDKLHVATFDTMGTVLKPKAASRTGVQHMLRGIEAGGGTVHGAGVHALHWAGVQMPGEAKLIVIVVGDEEGEDGAQLARTFRDCGYDVSALALIVSVAHSRGTSVRTCSTALRVPFSEVSVDQFEDPYQVPRVLKALLDAPVARGQAPVSGWVERVMRTPLLKVA